In Citrus sinensis cultivar Valencia sweet orange chromosome 3, DVS_A1.0, whole genome shotgun sequence, the sequence acATCATTGAACTATTTTAAATATGGTGTAagtaatataacaaaatatattagtcTGAGCGTGAAAAAACTGCATGGacttaaaagtttttaagaaGAATTACTTGTTTTTCAaacacaacaacaaaaaagagaatttatatatataatgatttaACAGGTTTTTCACTTGAATATCTTACCCATGAGGAGTTTATTGCTTCTTTTCACTTGAATATCTCACACTCTCTCCTTCTCATTGATAGAGATACACAAACTCAAAAGTGTCGTTATCTTAGAGATATGAGtaagtttaaaaattagtGAGAGAAATAAGTTGTTATCACTAAAAAACACCTATTTTAGCTTATTTTTATCCTTTCTAATCTtgtatctaaaaaaaaatagttagaGAAATGtaagttacaagtattgtattttctaaagttacttttagtaaattttcctcatatttaaaaattttaattagttaatataaCACTAGTCATCAGATGaaactatttttcttatcaATGAACTTAAAAAGCTTTTCCTGATAAGTGAAATTTCTACAACGTTCATGGGTGATTCATGATAAAATCCCAGTTTCTTGCATAAATGGATAACTTCGCATTCATCCACGAATACACGCGCGTTATGTGTCGAAATTGTTGGTAAGTGGTAATAGACGGCTTCTTTCCTTCGAAGTAAGCGTCACGTGCTCAGCACACCCACTCCACCCTAAGtcaattctttctttctttcttttttccccccttctccttttttttttcttatcttaaTATCTTATCATTGCCTTCGTTACTTTCGATGGCACGCACGAAAGTTGCATGTTGAAAATTTAGTTTAGGGGTTGAAAGAGAGAGCCCGTTGtactaaaaacaaataaacaatgtACTTGCTAATTGCTATACCAATCACGTAACGTTTCATAAAATGTTAGAATTACATTTCACTGagtgtttgttttcttaagTAGTTATTTGAGTTTCAATTTGAGGATGTATATAATATAGATTTAAAAATCTGATTTGGACTTATacatttctctaatttttttattatatattttttttcatttttgtagtCGGAATAAATTAGAAGTTATGTGTCATATGCACGATGGGCTTTCAATGGCCTAGGCAACTGTTCGTTATAATGGATTGAAAGATATTGTAATGGGACTCTGGTTATCTGGTTATCTTACATGATGATGTAAGAAACAAGATTTTTTCACAACTGTTAAATTTTCATCCGACGGTcgtgaaaataatattattttattattttatactctCACAACCGTtgaatatttatcaaatgatTGTGAAAGAGTCATATTTCTTACATCATCACGTAAGATAACAAACTCCTTGTAATTGACTAATTTGTGCTGTTATCTATtatgatgaaaataaattacttcGTGAATttgtccccaaaaaaaaagatgaagatagaattaatttaaaaatgatgagatcaaataaaaattgaaaatcactTAACTCTTAGCCTGGTGATAATAACTTGAGCTTTGGAACTAGGTTATTACTTTACTTTTAGGATAATGTGATATTAATTTGGTGAatcttgtaaataaaaaaaaatgtaaattaatgaaaagattattgtaaaaaaaaaaaaaaagaaacacataTCTAACAGTTTGGGTGCTttgaaatcttttttaaaatataaggattaaaGCTAGTTCAAAACCTGGTTAAGTGACAAAATAGAAATTGTATTGGTTAAATTTTAGGAGATTGTTGGTTGATATAAGTAGATTTTTCAAGTGCAAATGTATcggtattaaaaaaaataaaaataataatctgaAGGCGATAAACAGTGCACGCCTTTATCCACATAATAATTGcaataattcaaaatgaaatgatctttaaatatttgcattaaatcTCACTGATCATACATATCTACCGCAAAAGATTATCCATATGTTTAAAGGACGAGCATAATACCATTAGCAATTGtgaatttattgagaaattaaGTAATGAATACTATTAAATTTTCCTTTGAAGTGAATGTGAAAGCATAATGACCAAAAGGGAGACTATTATATACCTCAAAATGTACTCTCTAATACTCcaatacaaaaattttattaaaataatctataATATAGTCTACTATTTAACACTgttaagtttaaataaaaaaatattttaactattAACAGTAACTTTAGAGGACTTTTAACAGTTTAGCAACACACTTATGCATATATTTAACCTAATCatcatttacattataaaaaaCACAAGCAAGAAAATCTTGCTAGCCCTAACAAAAGGCCTTAGCTCCTCTATTTGTTATTGTAATTAGACAGTTGTAACTTACTGAAGTaaagtatttgataaacactTGCCACTATAATAATTTAGAattcaagttaatttttttcctcacacttgtatggttaaaaaaaaaaacctatttatctttataatttttgtgaaaattattttttacaagttatataaCATACGTTATTAACTCTTATTCACagttacattttctttttcctcccaACACCTTGTTATCTAATAAGACTTTAATTATCAAACTACAgttattaaaattcttaagAGGTGCATtctgttgtttttctttagtATTTTAATGCATATTGAAAGAGCCAAAGAGAACTAAAATTATCTCACACGAACACTTCTTTTTACCTGAACATTTTATATGCTCGTATCATCAACTGGATTGGTGCTAATTCCTTGTGCAAATTGACGTGGAATAATAAGATTggtttaatgaaataaatcaatcatGTGAATTTTTATGACTGCATGGCTCTAACTTGACTGATTCAGTCATAACTTGCAATCGTCTATAACAAAGCCAAACTCATTCTTTTACTTCTTAGCTTCTGCTTCCTTTTAATCTATctgtgcattttctttttctttcataaatattCTACTGCATTATATCATGCTGAAATAGCCCccactttttctttctattaatttatataaatttcacAGACCCCCTCCccctcccaaaaaaaaaaaaaaaatggagggGATGAGAAATTCACCTACTCAAGTTTGGGTGACTATGGGCACGTAAAACGCATTCAAGATTAGCCGAGCATTGAGTAAATTTGTACTCTCTTTAATAAAGAATTAGGTTAAGGCTGGATAATAGTTTATTTAGATCTgtagataaaataaagttgaattttagaaattatttttgatataGTCAACTTGGATGTgcagagaataaaaaattattttttaaagaaattaaaaaaaatattaataggagttttttatatttaaaagttagtgtaaaataaaaactagttttttaaaaaaagttattagaTTAgtgaacaaaataaacaagttGGCCGCGAATTTTATAGTACCGGGACCGcaagttaaatgaaaatgatggaACACATAAATTAGTTATTTCCGTTACAAAAGGCGGCGCCAAGACAAAGAGAATGGTCTCTGTTgcgaaccaattaaatcaaacTCTGAACCAGCAAGTCTTAGCAATTCTTGAAAGATGCAATCACGTAAATCATCTCAAGCAACTCCAATCGTTTCTCACAACTCTCGGCCAAAGCCAAACCAATTTCTACGCCTTCAAGCTCGTGCGCTTCTGCACTCTCAAACTCTCGAACCTCACCTACGCTCGCTTCATTTTCGATCATTTAACGACTCCAAATACCTACCTGTACACTGCCATGATCACTGCTTATGCTTCTCAGCCGGTTCACGCTTCATCGGCTTTTTCTTTGTACCGTGATATGGTCCGTCGAGGCCAACCGCAGCCTAATCACTTCATTTACCCGCATGTTTTGAAGTCTTGTCCTGACGTTTTGGAGTCTCGGGGGACTAAAATGGTGCATACCCAGATAGTTATATCTGGTTTTGAACAATACCCAGTTGTGGAAACGGCTCTTGTTAATTCTTATTCGAGGTCCGGCAACGACATCGGGATTGCTAGGAAACTGTTTGATGAAATGTCTGACAGAAATGTTGTATCATGGACGGCTATGATTTCTGGATATACAAGGGTTGGGGATATTAAAAATGCTGCTTCGCTTTTTGATTCGATGCCTGATCGAGATGTTCCTGCTTGGAATTCTGTTATTGCTGGTTGTACACAGAATGGGTTGTTTTCGGAtgctatttcattttttaggaGGATGGGGATGGAGGTGAGTGATAATATTAGGCCTAATCAGGTCACGCTTGTTTGTGCACTTTCGGCTATTGGTCACACGGGAATGCTGCAGCTTGGTAAAGTGATCCATGGTTATGTGTATAGAAATGGGCTTGATCTTGATTCGTTTATTTCGAATGCTTTAATAGATATGTATGGAAAATGTGGCAGCTTGAAAGAGGCAAGAAGGGTTTTTGATAGGAACTCAAAGAAACGTTTGACTTCATGGAATTCAATGATCAATTCTTTTGCTCTTCATGGTCAAAGTGAGAATTCAATTTGCGTGTTTGAGGAGATGATGCGGTGTCAAGACCATAATATAAGACCAGATGGGGTTACATTTATCAGCTTGTTAAATGCTTGCACACACGGAGGATTGGTTGAACAGGGTCGTGCTTATTTCAAATTGATGACTAAAACTTACAGGATTGAGCCTCAAATTGAGCATTATGGATGCTTAGTAGATCTTCTTGGTCGAGCAGGAAGGTTTGAAGAAGCCTTGGCAGTTGTGAAGGGAATGAAGATTGAACCTGATGAGGTTGTTTGGGGTTCTTTGCTCAATGGATGTAAAATTTATGGCCGCACAGATTTTGCAGAATTTGcagtaaaaaaattgattgaaatCGATCCAAACAATGGTGGTTATGGTATAATGCTGGCAAATATATATGGAGAGTTAGGTAAATGGGATGAGGTCCGAAAGGTGAGGAAGATGCTAAAGGATCGTAATGCTTATAAAACACCCGGTTGCAGTTGGATTGAGGTTGACAAGCAAGTTCATCAGTTTCATTCCCTTGATAAAACGCATCCCAGAACAGAGGAAATATATGATGCCTTGGAAAGTATGGTCGCTTTACATTAGCAAGGAGCACAGAGGTTTTTCCCACAACACACAACTTTTCTTACTCAGATCTGTTTTTAACATAAACCCTGACATGTCCAAATTGTTTGATCGGTTTATGCAGCAGCCTAATTACTATGGTAGCGTTCCTGCACTTGATTCCTACCCAGTTTTGATAGATAAAAGAGCTTTATGCGCTTCATATCCTACCTCATTGTTTATACTTTGGTTGTGATGAAATGCTGACACAGACATAAtgttaatgaaaagaaattatattatactATGAAACTTATATTACAAGAATGTAGATTTTGCACCAACGATTCAACAAAACGAAGCTCAACACTGCAGTAAAACCATCCAAAAGAATAGATACttattctcaaaaaaaaaaaaagaatagataCTTCAATTCTGATATAGAttactaatatattaaattatagatATTATAGCTATAAACATTATAgacattataaaatatttcaaacttaaTTTGTTGTGGATCAGTTGGTTTGATAAATTAAACCACCCGTTTAATGTCCAAGAAaaacataatatatatgaattaCACGAAAACTGGTGggcaactttttattttagctggtggcaaataaaaaattttttattaacaaattaagcTTTGGTTCGAgttcaaaagataaatttagaGCGAGCGGGTCACCAGTACCTGCTTCTCCCTTAATGGCTCTGCCACTGAACCAATAGGCTAATGGCACTCAgccatttgaaaaaaattaattgagtggGTTCGACGAGTTTCTGTTCCCTAGCTAGAGTCAGAGCAGTACGCCTGAGTATGATTCATCCAGTAAAAAATATGGAATGTGCTTAGGTTAATTCTAGTAAATTTGTGACAGTACAAAAGAGAATGGTATCCGTTAcggatttagattttttaaatcaaacgcTAAACCAGCCAGTGCCATGGATGCTTGAACGATGCAATCACATGAATCATCTCAAGTAATTCCAGTCTTTTCTCGCAACTCTCGGCGAAGGCCTAACCAATTTCTACGCCTTCAAGCTTGTGCGCTTCTGCACTCTCAAACTCTGGAACCTCACCTCCGCTCGCCTCATTTTCGATAATCTAACGACTCCAGTTACCTCCTTATACACCGCCATGGTTTCTGCATATGCCTCACAGCCAGTTCACTTGTCATGTACCGTGACATGGTTTGTTGAGGCCAATCACAGCCTAATCACATCCTATACGCGCGTGTGGTGAAGTTTTGGAGTCTCATCGAACAAAAACTGTGCATACCCAGACGGTTAAATCTGGTTTTGAGCAATACCCATCTGTGTAAGTGGCTCGACATTAGGATTTCCAGGAAAGTGGTTGATGAAATGTCCCGAAAAGATGTTCTGACGTGGACAGCTATGATTTTTTGGTATACCAGGGTTGGAGATATTACGAAGGCTGCTTTGCTTTTTGAAGCAATGCCTGATCGAGATGCGGCTGCTAGGAGTGATTAATCCTTGCGCGAGGAACGGGTTGTTTCGGGAtgctatttcattttttaggaGGATGGAAAGTTGTAATATTAGGCTTGATCGTACCACGCTTATTTGATTGCTTCCGGCTTGTGGTGCAGCTAGGTAAAGCGATACACGGCTTTGTTTATAGAAACGGGTTTGATCTTCGTTCGTATATTTTGACGGCTTTGGTAGAAATGTATGGAAAAATGCTACTGTTTGACAGAGGCAAGAAGGGTTTCTGATAGGCAGTCAAAGAAATGTTTGGCTTTATGGAATTCACTGACGAATTCTTTTGCTCGTCATGGACAATGTGAGAATGCGATTAGTGTGTTTGAGGAGATGATGCAGTCTGCAGACTGTGATATAACACCACATATAGTTACATTTATCAGCTTGTTGATTGCTTGTTCACACAGAAGAAGGTTGAACAGGGTCTTGCTTATTTCGACTTGATAACTAAAACTTACTGGATTGAGCCTGGAATTGAGATTTATGGATTCTTAATAGATCTTCTTATGAAGATTGAACCCGATGATGTTGTCTGGGGTTCTTTATTTGATGGGTGTAAAATTCACCACGGCACAGATTTGGCCCAGTTTGCTGTGAAAATACTGATTGAAATTGACAACATGATTTATAGTATAATGTTGGTAAATTTATATGGAGAATTGGGAAAATGGGATGAAGTTGGTAAGGTGAGAAAGATGTTTAAACGATTGGTTATGCCTATAAAAAAACCCGGTCGCAGCAGGATTGTGGCTGACAAGCAGCTCCGGTTCTTTGACAAAACACACCCCAGAACAGAGGAAATCTGTGATGCCTTGGATAATTTAGCTGCTTTAAATTAGCTAAGAGTACGAACTTGGATCTGTTTTCAACATGGAAATCTTAACCCATACACCATTTTGGTATTATCGCTGCCGTTGATTTCTACCAATTTTGATAGATAGAAGAGAGCTGTATCAGCTTCATGTGCTGCCTCGTTATTTATACTTTAATAGTGCAGAGAGAATGTTACCAAGAGAAATTATATTACAGTATTAAACTTATTACAAGACAGCAGATTTTGCATCAAACGAAGTCAACGACacaacaaaagtaaaaaacaaaGGTAGCTCAACATTGCAGTAAAACCACCCTTATTCTCCACATCACACTGACATAAACCCAATGGCAGGCAAAAAACCTCTAAAGCTCTTGCCTAGCCTCGCTCTGCAGCTTGGCCGGTTCGTCCTCTCCGCCCGCAATGCCGACAACTCTCGGACCTTTGATCTGGTCAGGTGACAGCTTCTTCAAGGACAAAGTGAGCACACCATTTTCAAGCTTAGCCTGTACAGAATCCAAATCCACATTGTCCGGCAGCTTGAACTGCCTCCAAAACTTGCCATGGGATCTCTCCACTCTGTGCCACTGATCGCCCTTCTTCTCCTCCTCCCGTTTCCTCTCTCCGCTCACTCGCAGCACGCGATTCTCCTCAACTTCAATCTTCAGCTCGTCCCTCTTCACCCCCGGTACATCCAGCATTATGAAGTGACCCTCCGGTGTTTCCTTCCAGTCCACTCTAGCGGGAGATAGCGCCATGGTCTCGTCCCTCTCGAGCTCAAATGGGATTTGCTCTAGCACCCGGAAGGGGTCTGCCAAACGTTCCGTCCAGAGATCGGATAACAGACTCCTCGGACGATCAGCGAAGGGCGTCAGCAGAGAGCCATTTGATGAGCCCACAAGACATGCCAATATTGCCAATAGCAGCATTGGCAgcaaattaacattaaagGGCCGTGTTTGTTGTTGCTGCCTCATTTCTTCCTTCCTTTTTGGCTTTGTGCTTGATGTATTATTTATATGTAATGTGCTTGTTGGTAGAGAGGCTTGAAGCTAGATAGATATTGACACACTAACTCAAGTATACTTGTGATGACACTCTTTGAGTGGGGTGGTGATGAGATGTGTTATTTATATGTTTGTGAAGCGGTTCTTGAAAATTCTTATGTTGGAGTTGTGTAGATAAATGGGGAAGTTTCTGGTTGCGTCTGTGTTTGATGCGGTGGGAAAGCTGAGCTCATTGGTGGATCAGGTTTCTTCTATGTTCTAGAGGTTTCACGTTCGTGGGTTCTTATACTGTTTAGTTACAAGTCAAAAAGCAAGAGGCCGTTATGTCGTTCCCTAGTGCGTGTAGTTTTATACGATATTTTCTTCTAAACAATGATGGGGGAAGTGtgtgtatagtgattattgggaaattaaatgacatgaatttgattaaatttaggATCCATTCATCAAGGCCGAGGAGAGGGAGATCTTCGGCAATTTTGTCGAATGgaacataaatatttatcgttgtattcattttgtttctattacATTGATTCCTCTCTCATGGCAAAGTTAAACAATTtaaccaacaaagtgttggctccactggtaatggagtccccttaagtaGTTTGACTGGGTTTACTCCCCAATTCGAATCGTAAGGAAGTCGCTTTTGTTGGAAGAACACGTGCCTCTCAGTTCGAGCAAGAAAttctagtctgggttgtggtacggaTTTAAAGGTGTTTCCTATAATTGAGACCCTCCACAAGATACCTcgtggtaaaaaaaaaaagttaaaaaatttaatattttttcatttagtatATCTCGAatcatttccaaaaaaattaaataaaaaaaattgatcatattttaaataaaataaaatatttatattttagtgataATAGTTGATtcgaatgaaaaaaataaaaatttactaatttaaatGTCTGGGTCTGTCAATTCAACAACGATGGGATGATTggttttatttgacatttattgATTTGTTAAATACTTGACGACGGTGTCTGAGTTGGGGCACCAAACCCTTGGGTGGGACCTTGTTAATTCTTTTTGGTTAAAATGTTGGGTCAGGCTACGGAATTCCCCTTGGCAACTGGGCAAGTCGAGATGAAAGGTCCAACAATGAGCagattcttcatttttggGCCTACGGAGAATGAATTCTCATATGGGCCTAGTATGCGAGAGGACTTATTTCATcttaatttgtataaatttagaGTTAGACTATATTAGAGTTCATCTACGATGGAATATGAATCTCAACTACACAtgtaaagtaataaataataaataatgagttataataaattttttattatctatcATATTATGTGTGTGATTTAGATTCGTGTTCCACCATAAGTGAACTCTAATATAGCCATAGCCATAGCCATTTACTCATTATCTGCCCACCATCTGATGATTAGAAGCAACGTCACTAGAACATAAAAGAATATTCCTTCAAGAGAGTTGGGGTTTGGGGAGTGATAAATAATACAGCAGCAAAGTTTCTCAATTCCCATGTCACACGCAGTCCATTTCTGGctacaaattaacaaataaattttcaagttaCATTATGCTAAAAGGATGACCAGTTTTGGGCAGCCCAAAAAGTAGGTTTGGCTTTGGAAAGGGGATGGGCAGATTTTGGCAATCTCTATCTGCAACTTCCATGTCTCTAGCTCTGACAAAAGAACCAACCAGAAGCTAGcaaaattataacaatgtTATGGGCCAATGGGGTTTTGACTTTCTACCATAGTAATGCTACGCCGGCTCTGTGGTCCTGTTTCACGAATAACAACATCAGCAATTGCCCTTGCGGATTTGCCATGCCAACGCTCAGAAAGTTTGTTGACAATCTCTTTTATGGGTAAAATTTGGATTATTCTCACAtgaagtaataatttttagaatatcttttaaattattgtaaatattaacttactcttatttttatttaaaatataagaaaaaaatagtttgggttaatgatttttttttatctttttaacaaaaatagagAGTAAATagagatttaaaataattaaaaaataatttgaaaattgtcattttaggAGTAATCTAAAATTGATCCTTTTTTTCACATATATTACTGACAATCTAGATACTTCATGCATGATAGATCATGGTTACAGCTGCCTATTTACCGCAATCTGATAGTGCGACAAGTATTCTTATAAGGGCTTAATAGAATAAGTAACTCTATCGGAGACTGAACTCTGACGCTACCTTAAGCGAAACCATGTACTTTATTAAAGAGACACGTAGTATCCAACTGACAGTTATGAACGACGCCATGTTTCCTCATCTAAGCATAACACATGGTGCACAAATTAGGGCACCCAATCTTCCTTAAAAGTTGAGGGAAACATGCCTATCAACAGTGACCTTAACCCACTAGGCTAACATTCATGGAGAAGCTCTTAGAGATGCTAGGAACAAATGCCAAGAACATTGAATACACTCAAAAGATTTCCTTACAAAATTCTTGCTTAACTCGTTATTTTGTATCTTACTTGAGCATTGGAGTGCCTTTACACCCACCATGTCCGAAACAACGAGCAGAGGGAGAAGATTTTGTTGGCATTAGTGaaggtaaagaaaaaaaaaaaaatcgctTTCATTGGATGGCACTTGTCTCAACCACAAGCAATGATACAAGTGTCATTAAATACGGACAACCTGTAAATTTCATCAATGGAACCGGGACACAATTCCAAAACATGAAGTGGATACGATGTGTTATCTACCACTAGCTAGATCTGCTTATATATTTGACAGGCGATCGACAATGATCCATCAACTTAGAATTCTTTCAGACACATCGCTTATGTTTATGTCGGAAACTGATATTTTTGTCTCTCAGATACTTAGATAGTTTTGGCTTCTCAGGACACTATAAAGAGACAGAGAGCTCTCACAGAAAAAATGTTCTACTAATACATTTAAGTTTTGCCATTTTACCAGTTACCAATTAGCATGAAGCTACAGTGTGAGGTATGCGAGAAGGCAGAGGCAGAGGTACTGTGTTGTGCTGATGAGGCTGTATTATGCAGCAACTGTGATGTCAAAGTTCATACAGCTAACAAGCTGTCCCGTAAGCATCAGCGTTTCTCGCTTCTCAAACACAATGCTGCTGCCGCATCCTCCTCCTCGTCATCATCTCCCTCTGCTTCTCAGCTTCCTTCATGCGACATCTGCCAGGTAATTAAGGCCCTTTTAACTGCCAGCATTAAATTCAGCCGCGAATGCGCTTGCAAATGGGTTTCTTGATTATTTTGCAGGAGAGGAATgggtttttcttttgcttggAGGACAGGGCAATACTATGCAGGCAATGTGACGTGTCAATTCACATGGCCAGCCCGTTTCTGTCGTCCCACCAGCGGTTTCTCATTGGAGGCATCAAAGTTGCTCTAGAGTCCTCAGCTGACAACAACAGCCGCACCAGTGAAAGCACTGGCTGTGAAGGCAGAGAATTTTGAAATACAGCATATTTCCCCACGGCCGCAGCTGAGGAAAGCAGACAAGCAATGACTATGGACAGCAGCACGGGCTCGGGTTCAGGCTTAGCAGCTGCACATTTGGCAACAGCAGCCTCATCATGTTCATGGCAACTGGACGATCTTCTCGGCAACGATGATTTTAACTACCATGACTTTTCAGATACGGAGTCATCTAGAATTAATTAACTAGCCCAATTCAAGTCTATAGATCCTGACCTCTTAGTTTTATTAACATGCATATGTTTTA encodes:
- the LOC102630851 gene encoding pentatricopeptide repeat-containing protein At1g33350, coding for MVSVANQLNQTLNQQVLAILERCNHVNHLKQLQSFLTTLGQSQTNFYAFKLVRFCTLKLSNLTYARFIFDHLTTPNTYLYTAMITAYASQPVHASSAFSLYRDMVRRGQPQPNHFIYPHVLKSCPDVLESRGTKMVHTQIVISGFEQYPVVETALVNSYSRSGNDIGIARKLFDEMSDRNVVSWTAMISGYTRVGDIKNAASLFDSMPDRDVPAWNSVIAGCTQNGLFSDAISFFRRMGMEVSDNIRPNQVTLVCALSAIGHTGMLQLGKVIHGYVYRNGLDLDSFISNALIDMYGKCGSLKEARRVFDRNSKKRLTSWNSMINSFALHGQSENSICVFEEMMRCQDHNIRPDGVTFISLLNACTHGGLVEQGRAYFKLMTKTYRIEPQIEHYGCLVDLLGRAGRFEEALAVVKGMKIEPDEVVWGSLLNGCKIYGRTDFAEFAVKKLIEIDPNNGGYGIMLANIYGELGKWDEVRKVRKMLKDRNAYKTPGCSWIEVDKQVHQFHSLDKTHPRTEEIYDALESMVALH
- the LOC102606770 gene encoding B-box zinc finger protein 23-like yields the protein MKLQCEVCEKAEAEVLCCADEAVLCSNCDVKVHTANKLSRKHQRFSLLKHNAAAASSSSSSSPSASQLPSCDICQERNGFFFCLEDRAILCRQCDVSIHMASPFLSSHQRFLIGGIKVALESSADNNSRTSESTGCEGREF
- the LOC102630544 gene encoding 22.0 kDa heat shock protein, with protein sequence MRQQQQTRPFNVNLLPMLLLAILACLVGSSNGSLLTPFADRPRSLLSDLWTERLADPFRVLEQIPFELERDETMALSPARVDWKETPEGHFIMLDVPGVKRDELKIEVEENRVLRVSGERKREEEKKGDQWHRVERSHGKFWRQFKLPDNVDLDSVQAKLENGVLTLSLKKLSPDQIKGPRVVGIAGGEDEPAKLQSEARQEL